Genomic DNA from Pseudomonas fluorescens:
GTTGAGTACCTTGATCTGCTCAGGCGTAAGCGCGCTGTTGCGATGAACTTGCCAGAATCTCGCTTTGCAAAACACGCTGTCGATCCGCTTCATCGCCTGCTGGAGGCTGCGCAACAACGTCTGCAGAAACCAGGTCAGCCAGGCGGTGATATCCAGTGTGGCCTTCTGGCTGTTCTCCAGAAGCCGGTAATAACCGGCGCGGTCGTCGAGGATGCTCACGGACATGGCGTAGAAACGGATTGCCTGGGCCTCGCCCTGGGCCAGTGCCAGGTCGGTCAGGGTGCGGGTCAGGCGGCCATTGCCATCGTCGAATGGATGCAGGGTGACGAACCAGAAATGAGCGATGCCAGCACGCAACAATGGATCGAGGTCGGCCTGATGACGACTGGTCTTGAACCAGTCGATGAACGTTTGCAATTGCTGTTCAAGACCCTGGCGGGGAGGCGCCTCGAAGTGAACGGTGGGGCGGTCCAACCTGCCAGAGACTACCTGCATCGGTTCGTCACCGCGCAGCGTGCCTACGCGGATCTGTCGGTGGGCAAAGTCGCTGGTTTGATCAGGAAACAACCACTCATGCCATTCCAGCAAGCGTTCGACAGTCAGGGGCTGGTTGAAATGCCGGGTAGCGTCCAGCAAGAGGTTCGCCAAGCCTTCGCTGCGTTGGCTGACCGGCGTGTCGTCGCCTTGTTCCAGGCCGAGGCGGCGGGCCAGGGACGAGCGCACCGAGCCGACATTCAGTTGCTCTCCTTCGATAGCCGAGGAGGTCACGATGTTTTGCAGCAAGGTATCCAGTTCGCTCTGGGCACTGAGCGAAGCCGTGACCGCGCCCGTCATGCCGAGCAACTGGCCTTGGGTCTGCACGCATTCGCGAAGCAGCGGTGCCAATGCTTCAGCTTGCCAGCGGAAGCCGGGCCAGTCGGGCTGTTGCCAGATCCAATGGGGTGCCATGCGCCTGTCCAAAGATGAGTGAGCCGAATAATAGCGCTATTCGGCTCATTTCGTGAGCCGAATACGCCTGCTATTCGGCTCACGCACCTCTCAGTACGTGATTTCCCACACAGAATCGCGCGTTCCCCGATTGTTAATAATTCGCCGAATCGCTAACCTTCGCGCCATCTACAGCCCCGTTGCGACGGGGCCTTCAGACGAAGCCCGAATAATGACAAGCAGCGCTGAGGATCAGCGCCGGGTTGCGTCGTGCATGGCAGGAGGCATACGTGCGTTTTCTTTCTTTATTGATCGTGTTGCTCGGCGCGCCGTTGGCGTGGGCGCAGCCTTCTGCCGAGATGTCGGAGCCGGTGGGCGGTTGGCGCTACAGCGGCTTGCTCGATCGCACTGAAAACCCGCAGGTCGCCTATCCCACGCCGCCCATCGACCGGGGCGTGCAGCGCAACCGCACGATGATCGAGGGCCGGCTCAAGGCCATGGGCACGGCTCGCCAGCCCCATAGCCTGGCGGTCAACGGCAATCCACTGAATCTCTACACCGACGACGAGGGGCGTTTCGCCCGGCCGTATGCGTTCGGCGCCGGCTCCAACAGCGTCGAGGTGCGCAGCTCCGAAGGCCAGTCCCTCAAGCGCGTGCAATTCTATGAAGCCAACAACCTGCGCACTCCCGCGCAGATCCGCGTGGTGCTGGGCTGGGACGACCCCAAGGCCGAACTCGATCTGCATATCGTCACACCCGACGGCCAACATGCGTTCTTCGGCCGGCCGGCGCTGACCAATGGCGGCGGCCTCGACCCGGATGGCGTCGATGGCCCGGGCCCTGAAATGTTCACCATGACCGCGCCGATGCACGGCACCTACCTGGTCTACGTGAACTACTGGGGCAACTACGGCAGCGGTGGCTACAACTTTGACGAGACCAGCAACGACAACGAGGTGATCACCTCGCAGATCAACCTGGTGCTCAATGAAAACACCGTCGATGAAAAACGCGAGACCTTTGTCGTGCCCCTGCGTGCCATTGGCGATCTGCTGCTGGTCAAGACTTTCAACTACTAACGCTCCACGGATGAACAGGCCCTTGTGAATATGAGCGACAACACTGCTTCCCCGACCACGCCGACACCTGTCGCTAAACCTGTGCGCCGTTGGCCGGCGATACTGATCGGGCTGTGCCTGGTAGCAGGTGTGGCCGCCGGGTTGGGCTGGTTCATGACCAAGCCCAAGGCGCCGCCCATGGCGTTGGCGTTGGAAAAGCTCGGCCTGAGCCGCCCCGACGGCTTGCTCGAGGCGCATTCCCTGAGCCAGTTGCCCAAGGACCTGCTGGCGGTGCCGTTCCTCAAGGCCACGCTCACCGAAGACTTCGTCTTCTATTACGAGGCCCACGCCGACCGCCTCGGGCTGATGGGCAGCCTGCGCCGGATCATCTACGAGCATGACCTCAAGTTGCAGGACAGCCTGATCGAGGAGCTTTTCGACCAGCCAGCCGATGTGGCGCTGTGGCGCGGTGCCGACGGTCGCCTCAAGGATTTTCTGTTGGTAATGGATCGCGGCGGGTTGGCCAAGGTGCTGGAGCCATTGGCCAAGGTCGCCCTGGATGATACGCAACTGAGCAAGCTCAGCGACCTGAAAGTCGGCGGTGATGACGTCGCGCTGTACCAGCTCAGCTACAACGCCAGCAAATCCCTGCTCTTCGCTTCCCATGGCGACAAGCTGGTGGTGTTGTCCAACCCGGCGAAACTCTATGACCCGGCCAACGGCCCATCGGATGAGCGCGGCAGCGTGTCGACGACCGCCCTGGCCGCCTTGCTCAATGGCGACAAACTGTTCCCCGAAGCCTTCGGCTTGCCGCCCAAGGCGCCGGAGGTCAAGCAACGTATTTCGGTCAATGCCAATGTGCTGGCCATGGGTTACCAGCGTTTCATTCCGAACTTCGCCGGGCTGCGCTTCGACATGGACGACAAGGGCTGGCACAGCTTCCTGGCCATGGACGAGCTGGAAAACCAACCGGACTTCGACTTCAAGCCGATCTGGCAAGCCATGCCCATGGGCGCCAGCGCCTGCGTTGCCTTGCCGTTGGCCGCAGAACCGCAGAAGCCGCTGTTGGTGAAACTTGGCGCCGACGAAAAAGCCGCCCAGGCCATGGTCGACCATGTGGCCGGCGCGGCAGGTCTGTGCTGGTACGCCGATTCGCGGTTGTATACACCGCTGCTGGTGGCGAGCCTGAACGAAGACGACGGCAAGCTCGACGCGGATTTGGGCAAACTGTTTGGCTCGATGGTGGGCGCCTATGAGAACAATGCCGCCGAGCACGTGTTCCCGGTCGTCGAGAAACAGGAAGGCGCAATGCACCAATGGCAGCGCCAGGTGAGCTCCAACTTCGGCCCTTACCTGGCCAAGGACTCGCTGCAACCGGACGCCATCACCGGCAAGGCATTCCTGCGCGTCAGCCTGGCGCGTCATGGTTCGACCCTGCTGTTCTCCCTCGACGACAAGCTGGTGGACAAGGCCCTCGGCACCCTCGACAAGCGCTTCCCACCCATGGCCGACGTGGTGCCCAAGGATGTGCTGATGCCGATTTATTTCGGCCCCGATGCCATGGCGCAACTGATGCAGCGTGAAACCCTCGACAGCTTGCCCCAGGACATGGAACCGGTGTTCTACAACGCCGCGCAAACCTACCTCATCCCGAAACTGCGCACCCTGGGCGGCTATGGCAAGTACGCCCTGACGTTGCCTGCCGGCAG
This window encodes:
- a CDS encoding YfaP family protein, which encodes MRFLSLLIVLLGAPLAWAQPSAEMSEPVGGWRYSGLLDRTENPQVAYPTPPIDRGVQRNRTMIEGRLKAMGTARQPHSLAVNGNPLNLYTDDEGRFARPYAFGAGSNSVEVRSSEGQSLKRVQFYEANNLRTPAQIRVVLGWDDPKAELDLHIVTPDGQHAFFGRPALTNGGGLDPDGVDGPGPEMFTMTAPMHGTYLVYVNYWGNYGSGGYNFDETSNDNEVITSQINLVLNENTVDEKRETFVVPLRAIGDLLLVKTFNY
- a CDS encoding Fic family protein, translated to MAPHWIWQQPDWPGFRWQAEALAPLLRECVQTQGQLLGMTGAVTASLSAQSELDTLLQNIVTSSAIEGEQLNVGSVRSSLARRLGLEQGDDTPVSQRSEGLANLLLDATRHFNQPLTVERLLEWHEWLFPDQTSDFAHRQIRVGTLRGDEPMQVVSGRLDRPTVHFEAPPRQGLEQQLQTFIDWFKTSRHQADLDPLLRAGIAHFWFVTLHPFDDGNGRLTRTLTDLALAQGEAQAIRFYAMSVSILDDRAGYYRLLENSQKATLDITAWLTWFLQTLLRSLQQAMKRIDSVFCKARFWQVHRNSALTPEQIKVLNRMLDGGEKGFEGGISAAQYQAVAKVSKATATRHLAELLERGCLERMPGGGRSTRYRVSYPAR
- a CDS encoding DUF2138 domain-containing protein, whose protein sequence is MSDNTASPTTPTPVAKPVRRWPAILIGLCLVAGVAAGLGWFMTKPKAPPMALALEKLGLSRPDGLLEAHSLSQLPKDLLAVPFLKATLTEDFVFYYEAHADRLGLMGSLRRIIYEHDLKLQDSLIEELFDQPADVALWRGADGRLKDFLLVMDRGGLAKVLEPLAKVALDDTQLSKLSDLKVGGDDVALYQLSYNASKSLLFASHGDKLVVLSNPAKLYDPANGPSDERGSVSTTALAALLNGDKLFPEAFGLPPKAPEVKQRISVNANVLAMGYQRFIPNFAGLRFDMDDKGWHSFLAMDELENQPDFDFKPIWQAMPMGASACVALPLAAEPQKPLLVKLGADEKAAQAMVDHVAGAAGLCWYADSRLYTPLLVASLNEDDGKLDADLGKLFGSMVGAYENNAAEHVFPVVEKQEGAMHQWQRQVSSNFGPYLAKDSLQPDAITGKAFLRVSLARHGSTLLFSLDDKLVDKALGTLDKRFPPMADVVPKDVLMPIYFGPDAMAQLMQRETLDSLPQDMEPVFYNAAQTYLIPKLRTLGGYGKYALTLPAGSEPDGHWQWLPLEWKAL